From Streptomyces sp. TLI_235, a single genomic window includes:
- a CDS encoding bifunctional DNA primase/polymerase-like protein, producing MDNSPGAREQGLPPLLIEAVSYAEDRHWEVVPGTWLVDGDGPAHCSCGALRCALPGAHPAEEDWRRRASAGPGVVRRWWTERPEASILLPTGSSFDVLDVPEVAGCLALARMERMGLQLGPVVAVPTAAGQTGRRLHFLVLPGVAAKLPEVLSKLGWAPGRLDLVGRGEGDFVVAPPSRVGPYSFAQWARPPSAINRWLPDAAELINPLAYACGREAAQPPRPQQLPVAAAVR from the coding sequence GTGGACAACAGCCCAGGAGCCCGTGAGCAGGGTCTGCCCCCGCTCCTCATCGAAGCCGTCAGTTACGCGGAGGACCGCCACTGGGAGGTCGTCCCCGGCACATGGCTGGTCGACGGCGACGGACCGGCGCACTGCTCGTGCGGCGCCCTCCGGTGTGCGCTGCCCGGCGCGCACCCGGCGGAGGAGGACTGGCGGCGCAGGGCCAGCGCGGGCCCGGGTGTGGTGCGCCGCTGGTGGACGGAGCGGCCGGAGGCCTCGATCCTGCTGCCAACCGGCAGCTCCTTCGACGTGCTGGACGTCCCGGAGGTGGCGGGCTGCCTGGCGCTCGCCCGGATGGAACGGATGGGGCTGCAGCTCGGCCCGGTGGTGGCCGTCCCGACGGCGGCCGGGCAGACCGGCCGCCGACTGCACTTCCTGGTGCTGCCCGGGGTGGCCGCCAAGCTGCCCGAGGTGCTCAGCAAGCTGGGCTGGGCGCCCGGCCGCCTCGACCTGGTGGGGCGCGGCGAGGGCGACTTCGTGGTGGCCCCGCCGTCCCGGGTCGGCCCCTACAGCTTCGCCCAGTGGGCCAGGCCGCCGTCCGCGATCAACCGCTGGCTGCCGGACGCCGCCGAGTTGATCAACCCGCTCGCGTACGCCTGCGGCCGGGAGGCCGCGCAGCCGCCCCGGCCCCAGCAGCTGCCGGTCGCGGCAGCCGTCCGCTGA
- a CDS encoding transcriptional regulator: MAARPLVAREPNERLQQLIQEAGCSNAGLARRVNLCGAEHGLDLRYDKTSVARWLRGQQPRGQAPAVIAEALGRKLGRGVTVDEIGMADGKGLSSAVGLQFAPNLNAALEQVCELWRSDVGRRDFLAGAAVAASALVEPSRDWLITPPDAVVARAGATRVGPTDVAAVRATTQMLVELDHRFGSGHVRPVVVHYLNSVVSNLLSGGYRDETGRQLFAAVARLTELAGYMAVDTGQPGLAQRYYIQALRLAQAADDRGYGGYVLAASMSHLAATLGNPREIAQLARAAQEGARAVATPTAMAMFYAAEARGHALLGDARSCEAVAAKAQEAMTHRNPADDPDWIVHFDEAYLADELAHCHRDLEQGAKAEAYARTALELHPVSRVRRRAVDLVLLATAQLQQREVERACETGAQAVRLLSGLRSNRGVEYLHDFRSRLEPYREHRVVREFHARLAGEAA; the protein is encoded by the coding sequence ATGGCCGCGAGACCACTCGTCGCACGAGAGCCCAACGAGCGCTTGCAGCAACTGATCCAAGAAGCGGGCTGCTCGAACGCGGGACTGGCCCGCCGGGTCAATCTCTGCGGCGCGGAGCACGGCCTGGACCTTCGCTACGACAAGACCTCGGTGGCCCGCTGGCTCCGCGGCCAGCAGCCGCGCGGCCAGGCCCCCGCGGTGATCGCCGAGGCGCTCGGCCGCAAGCTGGGCCGCGGCGTCACGGTGGACGAGATCGGCATGGCCGACGGCAAGGGGCTCAGCTCCGCGGTGGGCCTGCAGTTCGCCCCCAACCTGAACGCCGCGCTGGAGCAGGTCTGCGAGCTGTGGCGCAGCGACGTGGGCCGCCGCGACTTCCTGGCCGGCGCCGCCGTGGCCGCCTCCGCCCTGGTCGAGCCCAGCCGGGACTGGCTGATCACCCCGCCGGACGCGGTGGTCGCCCGGGCCGGCGCCACCCGGGTCGGCCCGACCGACGTCGCCGCCGTCCGGGCCACCACCCAGATGCTGGTCGAGCTGGACCACCGCTTCGGCAGCGGCCACGTCCGCCCGGTGGTGGTGCACTACCTGAACAGCGTGGTCTCCAACCTGCTCTCCGGCGGCTACCGGGACGAGACGGGGCGTCAGCTCTTCGCCGCCGTCGCCCGGCTGACCGAGCTGGCCGGCTACATGGCGGTCGACACCGGCCAGCCGGGGCTCGCCCAGCGGTACTACATCCAGGCGCTGCGGCTGGCCCAGGCGGCCGACGACCGCGGCTACGGCGGCTACGTGCTCGCCGCCTCGATGAGCCACCTGGCGGCCACCCTCGGCAACCCGCGGGAGATCGCCCAGCTGGCCAGGGCCGCCCAGGAGGGCGCCCGCGCGGTCGCCACCCCGACCGCGATGGCGATGTTCTACGCCGCCGAGGCGCGCGGCCACGCCCTGCTCGGCGACGCCCGGTCGTGCGAGGCGGTGGCGGCCAAGGCGCAGGAGGCGATGACGCACCGCAACCCGGCGGACGACCCCGACTGGATCGTCCACTTCGACGAGGCCTACCTCGCCGACGAGCTCGCGCACTGCCACCGCGACCTCGAGCAGGGCGCGAAGGCGGAGGCGTACGCCCGGACCGCGCTGGAACTGCACCCGGTGAGCCGGGTGCGCCGGCGCGCGGTGGACCTCGTCCTGCTCGCGACGGCGCAGTTGCAGCAGCGCGAGGTGGAGCGGGCCTGCGAGACGGGCGCGCAGGCCGTGCGGCTGCTGAGCGGTCTGCGGTCGAACCGAGGTGTGGAGTACCTGCACGACTTCCGCAGCCGGCTCGAGCCGTACCGCGAGCACCGGGTCGTCCGGGAGTTCCATGCCCGGCTGGCGGGGGAGGCGGCCTGA
- a CDS encoding putative phosphosugar-binding protein has protein sequence MTDLVGQYFDAAVAHLERVRREEAESIAAAAGLLADAVAEGRRIFAFGAGHSSLAAQDVVYRAGGLVVINLLDVPGMTGVNVMPAPLGSALERVSGLATATLDLTPAGPGDLLFLISLSGRQVMPVELARHARGRGMKVIGVTSLAYPGAVTSNHPSGTYLKDNCDVVLDNKIAVGDGELSCPGAETTFGPVSTIVTSALMQAVVVSAVGRLTERGITPPLFRSGNVDGGTEWNAKVMADNRERIHYAF, from the coding sequence ATGACCGACCTGGTCGGGCAGTACTTCGACGCCGCCGTGGCCCATCTGGAGCGGGTCCGCCGGGAGGAGGCGGAGTCGATCGCGGCGGCCGCCGGGCTGCTCGCCGACGCGGTCGCGGAGGGTCGCCGGATCTTCGCCTTCGGCGCCGGGCACTCCTCGCTCGCCGCCCAGGACGTGGTGTACCGGGCGGGCGGGCTGGTGGTGATCAACCTGCTGGACGTCCCCGGGATGACCGGGGTGAACGTGATGCCGGCGCCGCTCGGCAGCGCGCTGGAGCGGGTGTCCGGGCTGGCCACCGCCACGCTCGACCTGACCCCGGCGGGCCCGGGCGACCTGCTCTTCCTGATCTCGCTCTCCGGGCGCCAGGTGATGCCGGTCGAGCTGGCCCGGCACGCCCGGGGGCGCGGCATGAAGGTGATCGGGGTGACCTCGCTGGCCTATCCCGGGGCGGTCACCTCCAACCACCCGTCCGGGACGTACCTCAAGGACAACTGCGACGTGGTGCTGGACAACAAGATCGCGGTCGGCGACGGCGAGCTGTCCTGCCCGGGGGCGGAGACCACCTTCGGCCCGGTCTCCACGATCGTGACCAGCGCGCTGATGCAGGCCGTCGTGGTCTCGGCGGTCGGCCGGCTGACCGAGCGCGGGATCACCCCGCCGCTGTTCCGCTCCGGCAACGTGGACGGCGGCACCGAGTGGAACGCCAAGGTCATGGCGGACAACCGGGAGCGGATCCACTACGCCTTCTGA
- a CDS encoding DtxR family iron (metal) dependent repressor has protein sequence MSGLIDTTEMYLRTILELEEEGITPMRARIAERLEQSGPTVSQTVGRMERDGLLRVAGDRHLELTEEGRRLAVRVMRKHRIAECLLVDVIGLEWEQVHEEACRWEHVMSETVERKVLAMLGHPTQSPYGNPIPGLDELGDTKAEGEGFDAALLTLDSVAGAGSSSVVVRRIGEPIQTDEELMRTLRRAGVRPGATVQVAPAAGGVVVGAGESAAELGKDIAAHVFVAQV, from the coding sequence ATGTCTGGCCTGATCGACACCACGGAGATGTACCTCCGCACCATCCTCGAACTCGAGGAGGAGGGCATCACGCCGATGCGCGCCCGCATCGCGGAGCGCCTGGAGCAGAGCGGCCCCACGGTCAGCCAGACCGTCGGGCGGATGGAGCGTGACGGCCTCCTCCGCGTTGCGGGCGACCGCCACCTGGAGCTCACGGAGGAGGGACGAAGGCTCGCCGTCCGGGTCATGCGCAAGCACCGGATCGCCGAGTGCCTGCTGGTCGACGTGATCGGCCTGGAGTGGGAGCAGGTCCACGAGGAGGCCTGTCGCTGGGAGCACGTGATGAGCGAGACGGTCGAGCGCAAGGTGCTCGCCATGCTCGGCCACCCCACCCAGTCCCCGTACGGCAACCCGATCCCCGGTCTGGACGAGCTCGGCGACACCAAGGCCGAGGGCGAGGGCTTCGACGCGGCCCTGCTCACCCTCGACTCGGTGGCCGGCGCCGGCAGCTCCAGCGTGGTCGTCCGCCGGATCGGCGAGCCGATCCAGACCGACGAGGAGCTGATGCGGACGCTGCGCCGGGCCGGAGTCCGTCCGGGCGCCACCGTGCAGGTCGCCCCGGCCGCCGGCGGCGTCGTGGTCGGTGCCGGCGAGAGCGCGGCCGAGCTCGGCAAGGACATCGCCGCGCACGTCTTCGTCGCTCAGGTCTAG